The nucleotide sequence CGATATTGACGGGAATTTTATAGCTGCCTTTGACAGTATGTACAGTGCCGAGAAGGCTGCCGGTGTCGGCTGCGAAAGCATAATGGATGCCGTACACGGTGTGTTCCTGACAGCCGGTGGTTTCCGGTGGTTTCTTAGCAGCCAGCCCATTACCGAAAAAGATTTTGAGATCATTCCCAAGTCAAAAAACAATCGTAAGATTTTTAATAAAACGGTGTGGAAAAACCTCGGAAGACCTGTAGTGGATCAAAAGAATCCTCCTGCCTGTATGAATCTGTCTTTACAAGATCTGCCCGGTGAAGAGTGGAAGCCGATACCCGGCTTCGGAAACCGCTTTGTGATTTCAAACCAAGGGCGGGTTAAGCGCTTAAGCGGCTGGATTACCGAAGGCCGGAAAGTCTTCCTGAGAGAACACATCCTCTCCCAATATGTCGATTTTTTCAATAGTAAGCCTTATGCCCTGCGATGCATCCTGCGGCATCAGAAAAAAAATGGCTATCTGTCGGTTCCCAAAGCAATGCTCTGCTGTTTCGTCCGCGAATTTGATATGGAAGACAGGAAATTTGCGGTGGTTAATACCAACGAACCGTTCTGGAAATTTGACCTGTCAAAAATGTATTTGACCTACAGTGGTTCGGTTATTACAGATTAGTAGATGGCACTCATTTACGATCGTTAGCATTTAAAGCCATTCCAGGAAACCGCATTTCCTACTTTGCCCTCTTTTATTTTCCCCGATCAAAACGTTCAGTAACTGATCTCATACCGAGGTTAGGCTTTTTACTGTTGCAAATGTAGCACAGCATCATTCACTCAAAAAAATCTTTTTGGGTTTCTAAAAAAATTCTCTCCGCTTCACTCCGACAATTTTCCCAGACACTCCTGAATTCTGCGAACAAAAAAATTTCAAGCCCGATCCGTCAGCAGTTTATTTTTAAGCTGAAACGAATCGGGTTTTGTGTGCCTGATGCTGTCCTATCGTCATCGGCAAAGAAAAAGCCGGAACCTCAGTTATACGAATCAATTCAACTTCAGACGTTCTTTGACATCAACGGAAAAATAAAACAAAAACAACGATACATAATGCTTTTCAACATTTGAAAAAGTAAAAAAAAGAAAGCCGAGTGTCCTCGATACCCAATCAATTCAGTCGGAATTTCCCAACGAAAAACAAAAAGAAATCAAAACAATTAACATTTAAATCGAAATATTATGAACACCATCGTAGGTAGAGTAACGAAAAACGCAGAAATCAACATCCTGAAAAACGACAGACAGGTCGTTAATTTTTCAATCGCCATCAATGACAATTACAAAACAAAACAGGGCGAAATTAAAGAGCAGACGACTTTTTACAATTGCTCGTACTGGATTAACGCCAAAATCGCTCCGTATCTCATCAAAGGGACTTTGGTGGAATTGTCGGGAAGAATCAGCAGTAATGCGTGGATCGGAAAAGACGGTGAAATCAAATCGGGTCTAAATTTCCACACCTCAAGAATTAAGCTTCACGGAAAAGCAAACCAAAAAAATACCCAGCAACAGCAGACTTCGGAAGCGCCTAAAGGCAATCCTTTTACAGAAGATGAAAATGATGATTTACCATTCTAACAGCAACAACATTATGAATGCACAGTTTAATTTTCAGCTCAGGTCTGCTAAAGATAAAAAAGATTGGGATCAGATCACCGTCTCTTATCAGACCTACAGCGACAGAACAACAGCCATACGCTATGCCCGAAAGCTTTCACTGATTTTCAAATCGGAAATCAGAATGACAGAGGGTGCAGACCCTTTTAAAACCAGTGGAACATACATTAATGAAAACAACTGTTAAACAAATTTTAATAATAATATGAAAACATCACTTCAACCCACAGAATACTTCCTTATCAAAGCAATGACAAACAGCGAATGGGACGACTGCGGATTTGCCATCATCCGAATTTCAGAAGAATGGAAAATCACTCAAAGGAAAAGGCTCGAAGCTGTTAAAGCCGTGGAAAACGACCCCGATTTGAAATGGCTGAACTATGGTGATACGGATGTAGAATTTTTCAGATTTTCGGACGAAAAATATCCCGAAGTGGAGCAACTTCTAACTGAAAGCAACCGAATGTTTATCGAACTGGAGACGGATGATCTGAAAAAACTCCTGCAACCCGAAAATAACCTGAACTGCTACCAGATGCAGGTATTCAAAAATGGCAACGCCATTTATAATGCCTTCGGTAAACATACAGGCGAGGAATTTTATACGGAGGAATTTTCATTGTGGGAACTCACCCGATGATTGTTCAAAAAATGAATATTCATCTTTTTAATCTCATACTATTAATCTCGAAACCACATCAATATGCAAACTAATTTTTTCAGGCAGATCGCCAAAATGAATCTCACGGGAGATCTACAGCTAACGATACGACCCACGCAGGATAACCGCTTTGTCATTTCCGTATTGCTCAATAATGAGCAATGCGGAGACGAAGCAAGAAAACTGATTCCGCCCCTCAATCTGAGGGGAACGGCAGAAGATTTGGACAATGGCTTTTTTGAAAACGTTGCGACACCAATGCAGACCGCTTCGGGCTTGATGGTGGATATGGATGCCTATATGAAACAGGTTGAGGAAGCCAAAATGAAATCGGCAATGGAAAAGGAGAAGGCTGACCGTGAGAAAAAGGAAAAGGAAGCCAGAGACAAAAAGTACAATGAAGCATTGCAGAAAGCGGAAGAATTTGAAAAAGAGGGCAAATATAAAGAAGCGTGGTCTGCCCTTCCGAAAGCTTCAGATTTTCCCGAAAATGCAGAACATATCCGCAAAAAGCAGGACGAATACGAACGGCATTTTGCGCCGAGCCTTTTCTCTGAAACGAATAATGACAATGTTGAATCTTAAAATGAGCCTATGTTACTTGCAACACTATTAGAACGGGTTTTTATACTCAAAGAAAACGGTCAGGACATAAGACTGCCTGACCCTGAACCGCAATGGACGGTGGAAACAGTAATGAACTTTTACGCCAACTCCTACCCAATTTTGACCACCTCGAAAATTTCAGCCCCTAAGATCAAAGATGATGCGATAGAATACCGATTTGAAAGCGTAGTCGGAACTAAGGGCTGAAATGAACGGATCGTTTAGGCTGACAGGTGGAAGATTTCATCTGCTGTCAGCCAATAGCGGTTCACTTATTTGTTACCATCAACTAACAACCATAAACCAATGAAAAAATCAATGAAAAATGCAACGAAAAACCCTATCGGGAATCATTCAACCGCCCGAAGAAAAAAAACAAAAGCAACTGCACCGGCAGTTAAGAGACTTCGCACAATGGATGCATCAGCCCAAAGACAGTTCGGAAATACAGAAAGACCAACGGAAATCAGTTCCCGCTTCCCAACTTCCGATGCTTTTCTGAAAACCTGCTTTATGCCCTTGCTAAAGGAAAATGAGATCACTGCAAAAAAGAGCCAACGCAGGATTGCCAAAACGGAAAGGGATTTTTATAAGTCCCTTTCTCAATTGGCTGAGCATTATGACGTACAGCCTATGCCAACAAAGCATTTTGGTTATTCGTATAATATCAGGCTTGCTCTGATGGACGTGCAGAAGCAGTTGAAATCCAAAACGGAGAATTGGGCGGGTGTTCAACTCATCGATAAGGAGGGCAACACCTATTTTACCGTGGAAGAAAGATGCAACACAGGGGCGACTTTGTTCTATATTCCCGTTGTTCCGCTTTATCTGTTGCTCCGTCAAAAGACACGCAGAAAAGTAGGTAATCTATTGCTTTCGGTATGTTCCTACCTGTACAGAAATGCAGGGATTCCCTATTACAGGATGGAAGATTCGTATCTCTACTGGAATTACGAAATGCTCACTGATTGGATAGAACAGGATGCGGAAATGGAGGATTATTTTCTCTGCAAAAAAGAGTTGCAAAGAGCAGAATTGATAGGCGACCTGATGGGACAAAAGATCTCAGACCCAAGGAATCTGCATTTTTTTGAGCAGCGTCTGAAAGGCTTCAACCCTAAAGACCAATTCGACAAAGCGTGCTTTGAACTTGCCAAAGAGGTATTTGCGCTTTACAGTCAATATTCCGATGAAAGCATTTTCAGAAATGCGCATCATAACAATGCCATCGACCCTGAAACTATGGATGAGAATGGCTATAATTATTACAACGAGGAAAATGTGGTAACAATGGATAAATACATTTCATTCTTCGCAGAGAGTGAAGGTGTGCTTTACGACAACTTAGTCAGTATGATCAATAATGAATTCAACGAATATGCGGAAGCGCAGGAACCGATTATCTTTAAAACTTTTGACGGAAACTTTCTCTTAAATGAAAGTCTGGACTTTGAAAATAATCTATTCAAGGTACTGAATGAACTGTGCCGATTGCTGAATTAAACCACTTTCTAATCTCCAACAAGTCCTAAACAGAACGCTATGAAAAATAATACAAATACGACAGAAAGTATAGAAACCGATATTACCAATACTTTCGGGATGCTCTATTATCCAAAATCAGCATTGGTTTTTTATGAAACCGATGATTACAATCCCGATGGGTATGTCGAACATTTTGATATTGACGGCAACGGACACCCTGTCAATGCGCATCCCCTGATGTTCTATGTTAATCTGCAAATTTTTCAGGTTAAAATTTTTAATTTATTTTGAAAATCCTGTTGAAAAGCTGTTTTGTTTTTTACTACGCTGAAGCATATTCGCAAAAGTTTGTTGCAGACGGCAATCAGAGCCAGTTTTTTTGCCTTTCCCTTCTCAAGCAGCCGCAGGTAGAGTTCTTTACATTTTTGGTTGTGCTTTATTGCCGTCCAAGAACAGACATAGAGAATACTTCGGATATAAGTTTTTGAAGTTCGGCATTTTCCGGGTGAATAAGATTTCTTTCCAGATTGGTAAATTCTTGGAGCCAGACCAAAATACTTCACCAGAGATTTTGAAGAATGAAAGTTTCTAAATCCTGAAGTAGCAGTCATTAATTGGAGTGACGTTTTTTCGCCAATTCCCGATACAGACTGCAGCAGGTTTTTAGTTTCTGTAAATTCCTCATCTTGCAACTGTGGCAATCTGGCTTCCACTTCCTTGATTTCTTTCTCCAACTGCTTTAAACGTTTTTCATAATGTTTCTCTGTTGAAGGATTAAGAACAGGATGGAATCTTAAGGCCTTTAGTTTTACCGCGTAACGTCGCTTTTCTTCTTCCAAGTCATTAAGAAGCTTTATTTCCTGATCCAGATATTCAATGTCCTGAGTTTTTGGAATATAAAATTCCGGACGGAACATCTCTCCGTAATTCCTGATCAGTTTTGCATCCTCCGCATCGGTTTTAGTGATGATGTTTTTCATCCTTGCAAAATGTTTCACGGACATACAGTTAATCAGACTGCTTTCAAATCCTTTTCCTATAGAGAAGTGAAGCAGGCGACTGCTGTAGTTTCCGGTTGCCTCAATCACAAAACAATAATCGCTTGGAGAGATTTTAGACAGAAACGACAAAATGCTGCGCTCATTATTTGGTAAATTCAAAACCTGTTCTCCTTTTTCATCGTCCAGGAAACTAAGCGTTAAAAATTTGGATCCAACGTCCACACCAATTACTTTTTTCAATAAATTTGACATCAATTCTTTTTTTTGGAAAGAACGTTTTCTTCTGATCCATCATGGTAAAAGTTCTTACCAACAATGTTCTATCCGGATTTGGAAGAAAACAACAGCAGGGGGATAAAATCAGGGGCGATATCTTAAGTATCAACGCAGCGTCTGCCTTACTCCTGCTGTTTTTCTTTCTAGTTAATATTATCAACTAATTTACTTCATTAATTATCCTAGTGCAAACTTACCACAGTAAGGGAAGCGCAACGGTTAGCAAAATCGCTGACGATTCACAGCAGGAAAGAAAAAGATTTTCTAAAACCCAATGGGGTGATGTCCGAAAATGTGCTTTTTATTGATTCGGCAGAAAACGGAAAAGTAATCTGGTTGACAAAAGGACAGAAGCGACCAATGTTGTTTACCGAAAAGCTGTCTATTCCCAATGGATCAGCGGAAGTACCGCCTTTGGTATGGTGTGCCAACAGGCACGGAATGAAAATATTTGCATTGGATTCGGATGAACGCCCGAATGAGGAAACGCCCCTTTTTCACGCTCCTTTCTTTAATGTGTATGAAAGCGGAAGCGTGTGTATGGGAACTGTTGACATCAGCATTAAAAGGTCGGCTTCACTGGAAGCGTTTATGGCCCAATGGGAGCATTACTTTTTTAATTCTTATTTCAGCCATCTGGTCAATAGCCATAACCCCATCAAAGGCAATTGTGTGAATCTGTGGAGGGGCTTAATTGAGAATCAAGGCTCTTTTCCGAAAGAGGTTCTGATCAGTTCCGGTCTAACCTTAAAAAATCTACTCTGATGATGAACAATGAAAAACCAAAAGTCCATTTTACGGACGACAGCCTTATTTATCCGACCAATCCTGTTTCTGTCAATCTTATTGGGGCAGGCGGAACAGGTTCTAAGGTAATCACCGCCCTGATGGAAATGAACCATTCGTTAATTGAACTCGGACACCCGGGATTGCAGGTAAGGCTTTGGGATGACGATACGGTGACAGAAGCCAATATCGGCAGGCAACGTTTCGCAGAATGTGAGGTCGGTCTTCCAAAGGCGGTTGCTCTTATCAATCGGGCGAACCGTTGGTCAGGAACCAATTGGAATGCGGAGGTCAGCAGGTTTCAAAGGGATGCCTTTGGCAGGATTCACGAGCCAATGCAATCCACGCTGTATATCTCCTGCGTTGATAATGTCAAATCACGTTTTGAAATTGCGGATATGCTCAATGAGCTAAAGCAAGACAGAAGATCATACCGAAATAATGTTAAATATTGGCTGGATGCAGGCAACGGAAAAAATACAGGGCAGGTTCTGCTCTCAACCATCGGGAATATTAAACAGCCTGATTCGGAAAAATATGAGACCGTGGCGAATCTTCCTTTTGTGACCGAAGAGTTTGGAGACCTGTTAAGACAGTCGGAAACCGAGGATGATACGCCAAGCTGCAGCTTAGCCGAAGCATTGGAAAAGCAGGACTTGTATATCAATTCGACATTGGCGCAAATGGGATGCTCGCTGTTATGGAATCTGTTCCGAAACGGATTGACAGAATACCGAGGTTTTTTCCTGAATCTTAAAAATTTCCATTCACAGCCCATTAGGGTTTGACAAACCGCCTGATGTAAAAGTCGGGCGGCAAAAATGCAATTCCTCCCTGCGGTCGGAAACGCATTTTTGCATCAATCGGAGCAACCCTATTTCTAAAACATTACCGCGGCTTCTGGCTTCAGAAATATTTTGAAAAAAGGTTGCGGCTTTTTTGTTTTATTGACTTGAATTCAAAAAGTAAATCGATGTATGATGATGTAAAAGCCGGTTCTAATTCCAGTTTACTTTAAGGTCTCTGAATTCTAAATTCGCCCTTGATTTTTCAAAGGTATTTCTTTCTAATTGTGAAATGGTTTTGAATCTGAACATTTTGATAAACATCGGTTCTCCCTGCACCTCTTTAAACGAAAAAGTAAGCTTAACAGGAACATTCTTCGCCAGCTGAGGATAGGTTTTACTCGATTTATACAGATCAATTTTATACTCATTTCCTTCAATATCTACTACCGATATGTCCTCGATCGTCATTTTTTTATTTTCATCCTTCCATTCAATAAGGAAGGAAACTTCGATATTCTTTCCTGCTTTATTGGCTTTTACCGCTGTTATTGTATAGGTGGAATTTTCCTGTTCACTTTCCAGAACGGGCTTATTAAGATCAAGAACTTTCTTCAGGTATTCGTTTTCGGAAGTCAGCACTTTGTTGGTCGACTGCAAGGTTGCATTGTCTTTCTTCAGGGCATCGCAATTCGTCTGACCGTATCCGTATGCCGTCATTACTACAGCAGATAAAAATAAAAATCGTCTCATATTAATTGTTGTCATTCTTCTGGCTATCATAGTCCAAATATAAGGATAAAATGGCTTCTATTCAAGGGATTGCCGTGAAAAATGCGGTCGGTATGCTTGCCACCGACGGGCGTTTGTTTTCAGGTTGCAAAAGTATAAATCCCGTTTCTGCTCAAAAAAATCTTTTTGGGCATCTAAAAAAATTCGCTCCGGTTCTCTCCACTAATTTTTCCAGACACTCCTGAATTCTGCGAACAAAAAGATTTCGGAGCCTTCATTCCATTAGTTCCATTCCGGTTTTGGCTGAAACGGAATTTCTATCGTCAGAAAGCAATGAAAAACGACAGGCACGTCGGACACAAAGCAAAGCGCTCTTTACATTTCAATGATCAATCAAAAATCAATATCAACCCATTAAATTTTTAACTATGAAAAATCCAGGTATTTCAGCCAATGAATTTTACAACCATTTTAGCGGTACTGAGCAGTATTTCGCCTATTTCTTCGGATTCGTCTTTACGGATGGCGTCAAGATTATCGCAGAAGAAGAACAATGCTTCTGGTTCATCGACTGCATTGTATCGTATCAGCTTTCTGAAAAGTTCCGTCAGGAAGAATTCCAGGTCTGGAAGCTCGAAAGAGTGAAAGAAACGCAGTTCAGGCTTACGGCAACAGACGGAAACAATCAAATTCTGGCTACGCAGGATATTCCGTTTTCGGATTTCTTCTTCAATGAATTTACCATCTGGAAGGAAGGCAACGTGCTGCTGCTGCCAAGCGAACATTGATCTTAAAAACCTCACGATGTATAGGCAATCGTATTTATAACTTTAAAAAATCATAACAATGGGAACCTATGCCATCATCTATTTAAAAAAGGCTGATAAAGCCTCCGAAGTCAACGAGCTGTTGAAAAACAGCTATCAATTGGAATACGAAACGTTTAACGGCGTGGAGTATGGTGTGTTTTTCACAGAGGAAATGTTTGAAGAAGATTTACGTTTTATGAATGAAGACGAAGAAGGAAAAAAGAACCTTCCGCACTACACACGCCCGATTTCAAGGGAAACTTACCATTCTCTTCTTTTTGGTGCAGGAAACTGTTTCGGTGACATCGGTACTGCCTGCTTTAAAATTTCCTGTGTCGATGAAAAGGAGATGCAGTATATCAGAGCGCTTAAGGCGTTTATAAAAAATCCTGAATATAAGGCCTATATCAATTTTAAAAAGTCAAAACATTTACAGGAGTTCCTGCGCCTGAAGTGATGATCTTTATTGAAACGCAATCTGAGACTTCTCAGATTGCGTTTTTGTTTAGGTCTGAAATTCTTAAAAAGGCAAAAATGCAATTCCTCCTTTTGGTCGGAAACGCATTTTTGCGCAAAGCAGTGCAACCCTATTTCTACAACAGTTCCGTAATGTTGAAAAAAGTTTGCGAATCCATTTAATCGTCAAATTATTTACATAAAGAAGCTTTTGTTCAACTTCAAATGCGATAATTAAATTAAGATGTGGTTTTTGGTGAAAACCCTGCAAGTGCCCAATGACGCCAAATTGCCCCAACAGGACAGAGGTCGGTATGCTTTTCCCAAGGTGCATTGTCACAACGCTCATCTGTAATATCATCTATTCCTTCCAATTCCGAACTTTTTTTGCAAAACCCTTTCAATTCACAAGGTGTAGGCGATTGATTAGTAAATATTTTTAGGATTTGATTAATAGCCCAAAATAGATGGGGTTGAAAATTTTCCGGGTTGAATTGATTAGGTAAAGCAACTGTACCTTTATCCTCGCTGTTTACTACAAGAGGAGAACCGAAAGCCAGGTAAAACATAGCGAAATCTTTATTATTCTTTAAATTTCCACCTTGAAGAAAGTCAATTATAAACTGGGGATATTCTCTTCTGATAATTGTAATGCGATCAAATAATACGTCGATCCATTGATTATTGCCATTAAAAACATCAGCTTTGAAATTCTTTTTTATCGAATCTCTTACCTGCTCCACAATAACGTCGAAATCGAAATGATTTCCTTTTAAGAAAGCACTCAGTACTTCATAAAGTTTTGATATTATCTGATCATTATCCAGATTAGTTTCAATGAATTTTGATTTACTTAGAAATTCCATAGCACGGATAAAACTTAATCCGGGATGGTATGTCATTAGTGAACAGTCACAAACGGCTATAAGTAGAATAGTGTACTGTGCTAATTCAGGGTAAATTTTTTGTGCGATTTTTTCAACTACCAGGTAGGGATATTCATCAGCTTGAACATTAGCACCCTGTGATTGTAAAATTTCTGAATAAACATACCGTTCAGAAAGGTAAGCCATACCTTCAGTTATCAGAATACCTCCAAGACTCACCTCAAAATTTGTATTTAATTTTGCATCGTTCAAAGTTACTTTTATAATGTTAACTTTTTCATTTTTATCATTAAATACCTGGCTTCCATATTTATATGAAACCAGCTCTATTTTCTTTCTTTTGGGATTAATCTTACTTCCAAGATAGATAGGCTGCAGACAAAAATTTGAATATCCATAATCACCTTCTCTGGGTGAGAGTTTTAATGGAACTTTAAATTCTTTATTATTTTCCCTGTAAATTCTCGATGCACAATCCTGAATGTAATAGTTGATTGTCGAGATATTCACAAGACCATATATGGTTGAAATATCCTGAATAAAATGAATATATTCGTGGAGATATAATGACAATGTCCCATCGGTTAATTCTTTTAAGTTTTTGAATTCAAAGGGTAAATCAATTTTTATTTTGAAAAATGCTGGTCTGTAATAACATTTTAGAAAGTCTAATTGGTCATTCATTGGTTATCTTTAATTATTAGTTTTTTAAGCCGTAAATTGCAACAGTTTTGACATTACTTATGATAGAAAAAAGTGGCTTAATTTAAATAAAATATACCTATTTGCAGAATAACTTAATGCAAAAAGTTTGAGCTTTAAGTCATAACACAGCTCTGGTTATGTTTGGAACCATAATTCAATTCAATTTTCAACAGCAAAGATGCATTCGGTGTCAAAAAAATGTTGGGATTTACATCTGAGATTGGATGTTTAAAAAGCTCTCTTATTTATAGAAAAAATTCAAAAAT is from Epilithonimonas vandammei and encodes:
- a CDS encoding single-stranded DNA-binding protein, translated to MNTIVGRVTKNAEINILKNDRQVVNFSIAINDNYKTKQGEIKEQTTFYNCSYWINAKIAPYLIKGTLVELSGRISSNAWIGKDGEIKSGLNFHTSRIKLHGKANQKNTQQQQTSEAPKGNPFTEDENDDLPF
- a CDS encoding NUMOD4 domain-containing protein; this encodes MFIYWIFLNVFYLYISYLLTKTQRYTIALKLPAELEDQYVKEVIYNRSLSDLPGEEWKVIDGFPNYAISNLGRLKSLERWTFLPGKTKGKKEPEMIMKLIVIKQFNQYLHKDFYHFHCTLSSDGKKHRKSMARLVYYHFVEAFDYNDHYIKISFKDDNGMHLHYTNLEKTTPSERRLKTYQSNRARNRNAIYSQPVSQYDIDGNFIAAFDSMYSAEKAAGVGCESIMDAVHGVFLTAGGFRWFLSSQPITEKDFEIIPKSKNNRKIFNKTVWKNLGRPVVDQKNPPACMNLSLQDLPGEEWKPIPGFGNRFVISNQGRVKRLSGWITEGRKVFLREHILSQYVDFFNSKPYALRCILRHQKKNGYLSVPKAMLCCFVREFDMEDRKFAVVNTNEPFWKFDLSKMYLTYSGSVITD
- a CDS encoding PRTRC system protein E — its product is MQTNFFRQIAKMNLTGDLQLTIRPTQDNRFVISVLLNNEQCGDEARKLIPPLNLRGTAEDLDNGFFENVATPMQTASGLMVDMDAYMKQVEEAKMKSAMEKEKADREKKEKEARDKKYNEALQKAEEFEKEGKYKEAWSALPKASDFPENAEHIRKKQDEYERHFAPSLFSETNNDNVES
- a CDS encoding PRTRC system protein C; this encodes MLLATLLERVFILKENGQDIRLPDPEPQWTVETVMNFYANSYPILTTSKISAPKIKDDAIEYRFESVVGTKG
- a CDS encoding addiction module toxin RelE, which gives rise to MIYHSNSNNIMNAQFNFQLRSAKDKKDWDQITVSYQTYSDRTTAIRYARKLSLIFKSEIRMTEGADPFKTSGTYINENNC
- a CDS encoding transposase yields the protein MTTINMRRFLFLSAVVMTAYGYGQTNCDALKKDNATLQSTNKVLTSENEYLKKVLDLNKPVLESEQENSTYTITAVKANKAGKNIEVSFLIEWKDENKKMTIEDISVVDIEGNEYKIDLYKSSKTYPQLAKNVPVKLTFSFKEVQGEPMFIKMFRFKTISQLERNTFEKSRANLEFRDLKVNWN
- a CDS encoding PRTRC system ThiF family protein — its product is MNNEKPKVHFTDDSLIYPTNPVSVNLIGAGGTGSKVITALMEMNHSLIELGHPGLQVRLWDDDTVTEANIGRQRFAECEVGLPKAVALINRANRWSGTNWNAEVSRFQRDAFGRIHEPMQSTLYISCVDNVKSRFEIADMLNELKQDRRSYRNNVKYWLDAGNGKNTGQVLLSTIGNIKQPDSEKYETVANLPFVTEEFGDLLRQSETEDDTPSCSLAEALEKQDLYINSTLAQMGCSLLWNLFRNGLTEYRGFFLNLKNFHSQPIRV
- a CDS encoding IS110 family RNA-guided transposase translates to MSNLLKKVIGVDVGSKFLTLSFLDDEKGEQVLNLPNNERSILSFLSKISPSDYCFVIEATGNYSSRLLHFSIGKGFESSLINCMSVKHFARMKNIITKTDAEDAKLIRNYGEMFRPEFYIPKTQDIEYLDQEIKLLNDLEEEKRRYAVKLKALRFHPVLNPSTEKHYEKRLKQLEKEIKEVEARLPQLQDEEFTETKNLLQSVSGIGEKTSLQLMTATSGFRNFHSSKSLVKYFGLAPRIYQSGKKSYSPGKCRTSKTYIRSILYVCSWTAIKHNQKCKELYLRLLEKGKAKKLALIAVCNKLLRICFSVVKNKTAFQQDFQNKLKILT
- a CDS encoding DUF6876 family protein; the protein is MKNPGISANEFYNHFSGTEQYFAYFFGFVFTDGVKIIAEEEQCFWFIDCIVSYQLSEKFRQEEFQVWKLERVKETQFRLTATDGNNQILATQDIPFSDFFFNEFTIWKEGNVLLLPSEH